The Lycium ferocissimum isolate CSIRO_LF1 chromosome 1, AGI_CSIRO_Lferr_CH_V1, whole genome shotgun sequence genome includes a region encoding these proteins:
- the LOC132056496 gene encoding protein LONG AFTER FAR-RED 3 isoform X6 — protein sequence MARVSLRGVNTKDLFVDKIRKAVANVKQGSWLLGGSWNNDIWGGDLPMASWIDSITPHNPVWLSRMDGHMGLANTVALTLAGISRNNENPNDGAIVRNNEGEPTGLLIDSAMKLVLSHIPEASVDERREALLRASNHALKRGVTTVVDFGRYFPGSSPEYPWEDFSDVYKWADLSGNMMTRVCLFFPMETWSRLVDLMSKSGRVLSQWIYLGGVKAFADGSLGSNSALFREPYVDDPNNYGLQVVDLDDLYNMTLSSDKYGLQVSIHAIGDRANGLILDMYTSLASEKQIRDRRFRIEHAQHLAPGTVARFGEQSVIASVQPDHLLDDADSATKKLGSERAERGSYLFKSLLTNNAQLAFGSDWPVCDFWISSVCVSVSTQFLVKFCYAMWFVAVLFQVADINPLKSIRTSMKRIPPGWEKAWIPSECLCLKDALKAYTISAAHACFLDKYVGSLSPGKYADFVVLSTNSWEDFATEVSTDVEATYIGGSKAYSIRSEDKK from the exons ATGGCACGAGTGTCGCTTCGTGGAGTAAATACAAAAGATCTTTTTGTGGACAAAATTAGAAAAGCAGTTGCAA ATGTGAAACAAGGTTCTTGGTTACTGGGTGGCAGTTGGAATAATGATATTTGGGGAGGTGATTTACCAATGGCGTCGTGGATTGATAGTATCACTCCTCATAATCCA GTCTGGTTATCAAGGATGGATGGTCATATGGGCTTAGCTAATACAGTGGCTCTAACACTTGCTGGAATTTCACGTAACAATGAGAATCCAAATGATGGAGCTATTGTTAGAAATAATGAAGGGG AACCTACTGGTCTGTTGATTGATTCTGCTATGAAGCTTGTCCTCTCCCACATCCCAGAAGCCTCAGTTGATGAAAGGAGGGAAGCACTATTAAGAGCTAGCAATCATGCATTAAAGAGGGGTGTGACAACAGTTGTGGATTTTGGCAGATATTTTCCAGGGTCTTCACCTGAGTACCCATGGGAGGACTTTTCAG ATGTATATAAATGGGCTGATTTATCAGGAAATATGATGACCAGAGTTTGCTTATTCTTTCCAATGGAGACTTGGTCACGGTTAGTG GATCTTATGAGCAAGTCAGGGCGCGTGCTGAGCCAATGGATTTATTTGGGTGGTGTCAAGGCTTTTGCTGATGGATCTTTGGGATCTAACAGTGCATTGTTTCGTGAG CCATATGTTGATGATCCAAACAATTATGGGCTGCAAGTGGTGGATCTGGATGATCTATACAACATGACTCTTTCTTCAGATAAATATGGCCTTCAG GTCAGCATCCATGCTATAGGTGACAGAGCGAATGGCTTGATATTGGATATGTATACTTCTCTGGCTTCTGAGAAACAAATTAGAGACCGACGATTTAGG ATTGAGCATGCTCAACATTTGGCTCCAGGAACAGTAGCTCGTTTTGGTGAACAATCTGTAATTGCTTCAGTGCAG CCAGATCACTTATTGGATGATGCTGATTCTGCAACGAAGAAACTTGGTTCTGAAAGGGCAGAAAGAGGATCTTATCTGTTCAAGTCACTCCTGACGAACAATGCACAGTTGGCATTTGGCTCGGATTGGCCAGTATGTGATTTCTGGATTTCATCTGTTTGTGTTTCTGTCAGTACTCAATTTCTTGTTAAATTCTGTTATGCCATGTGGTTTGTTGCTGTCCTTTTTCAGGTCGCTGATATTAATCCATTGAAAAGCATAAGGACATCGATGAAAAGAATACCTCCTGGTTGGGAAAAGGCTTGGATTCCATCAGAGTGCTTGTGTCTCAAAGATGCGTTGAAGGC GTACACAATTTCGGCTGCGCATGCATGTTTTCTTGATAAATATGTTGGATCATTGTCTCCCGGAAAATATGCGGATTTTGTGGTTTTGTCAACTAATTCATGGGAAGACTTTGCAACTGAAGTTTCTACTGATGTTGAGGCAACATATATTGGTGGCTCAAAGGCTTACTCCATAAGATCTGAAGACAAAAAGTGA